The Glycine max cultivar Williams 82 chromosome 12, Glycine_max_v4.0, whole genome shotgun sequence genome window below encodes:
- the LOC100811474 gene encoding uncharacterized protein — MNKSALVAASVAAASATATSFSSSAKLSLQDGGAQRSHGGSSPVANSASTEKFAPRFDGLRFIETLITAHR; from the exons ATGAACAAATCCGCCCTAGTCGCCGCCTCCGTCGCCGCCGCGTCGGCCACCGCCACTTCCTTTTCCTCCTCCGCAAAGCTCTCTCTTCAG GATGGTGGGGCTCAGAGAAGCCACGGCGGATCCTCGCCGGTTGCGAACTCGGCGTCGACGGAGAAGTTCGCGCCACGGTTCGACGGGTTGCGGTTCATTGAAACGCTGATTACTGCGCACAGATGA